From Actinopolyspora lacussalsi, a single genomic window includes:
- a CDS encoding DNA-binding GntR family transcriptional regulator (product_source=COG1802; cath_funfam=1.10.10.10,1.20.120.530; cog=COG1802; pfam=PF00392,PF07729; smart=SM00345,SM00895; superfamily=46785,48008) has translation MAASGSPSRGRRPQLPEEVAVHIREQIITGQVQEGEYLRLDQLAEDLGISVTPVREALIALSAEGFVELEPRQGFAVAPPSRQDLDDIFELRALLAGGLAGRCAGRITGERVRELRALQHELSRVHELGDGTTATELLNRFHHELGEASGARKLAWFFELASRYAPREQSLAVAGWPQACVRDHGAVLRALEDGDPTAAEETMREHLRTLGRLLIEHLDSRNAWPERRDD, from the coding sequence ATGGCCGCATCCGGATCACCATCCCGCGGACGCAGACCCCAACTGCCTGAGGAGGTCGCGGTACACATCCGTGAGCAGATCATCACCGGTCAGGTGCAGGAGGGGGAATACCTGCGGCTGGACCAGCTCGCCGAGGACCTGGGGATAAGCGTGACCCCGGTCCGGGAGGCGTTGATAGCCCTCTCCGCGGAAGGATTCGTGGAACTGGAACCGCGCCAGGGGTTCGCGGTGGCACCACCGAGCAGGCAGGATCTCGACGACATCTTCGAGTTGCGCGCTCTGCTCGCGGGGGGACTCGCCGGACGCTGTGCCGGGCGGATCACCGGTGAACGAGTGCGAGAGCTGCGAGCACTGCAGCACGAGCTGTCCCGAGTTCACGAGCTCGGTGACGGCACCACGGCCACCGAGTTGCTCAACCGGTTCCACCACGAGCTCGGCGAGGCTTCCGGGGCTCGCAAGCTCGCGTGGTTCTTCGAACTCGCGAGTCGCTACGCTCCGCGGGAACAATCCCTGGCGGTCGCCGGATGGCCACAGGCGTGTGTCCGGGACCACGGTGCGGTGTTGCGGGCGCTGGAGGACGGGGACCCGACCGCCGCCGAGGAAACGATGCGGGAGCACCTGCGCACGCTCGGACGCCTGCTGATAGAACACCTCGACTCCCGGAACGCCTGGCCGGAACGGCGGGATGACTGA
- a CDS encoding hypothetical protein (product_source=Hypo-rule applied; pfam=PF13556; superfamily=46458,46689), translated as MVADPFTGGVHGELTHNLPEGRAEQITRSLAEKRLDDVPGLAQRLMDAIFTDNPEWTDYRPVPREDLWEGCANYLARALHVLSGRVPRSEDDSVASAIGRRRAEQGVPLEVMLRTFRIGGRILWEALVEQAHTDKVDPDAVLGAATTMWTVIDALSSALSTSYRNTELEQLRNDDQRRHALVEDLLSGRARDTAFAQRTAKELDLPTSGPYVVVVAEMISDGSFALRGQQAALAALHIRSVWQVRADTLVGLIALEQHDESSALGALRQLVRGRAAASPLVSGLAETGMAHELALTALGTSQRGAVELVSLQQRYPEALLVQSPDLARRLLDDQFGEILALQPKERDMLLETLAAWLEENCSTANAAVRLHCHRNTVLNRLHRITTLIGRPLHGRDSYVALSLALSALRMRGNDR; from the coding sequence GTGGTGGCTGATCCCTTCACAGGTGGCGTCCACGGGGAACTGACCCACAACCTCCCCGAAGGGCGCGCCGAGCAGATTACGCGTTCGCTGGCCGAGAAACGTCTCGACGACGTGCCCGGGCTCGCGCAACGGCTCATGGACGCGATATTCACGGACAACCCGGAATGGACCGATTACCGTCCGGTTCCTCGTGAGGACCTGTGGGAGGGGTGCGCCAACTACCTGGCCCGAGCGCTGCACGTGCTGAGCGGGCGTGTACCCCGCAGCGAGGACGACTCGGTGGCCTCGGCCATCGGCAGGCGACGCGCCGAACAGGGGGTCCCGCTCGAGGTGATGCTGCGGACCTTCCGGATCGGCGGCCGGATCCTCTGGGAAGCACTGGTCGAACAGGCCCACACCGACAAGGTCGATCCGGACGCCGTTCTCGGCGCGGCAACCACGATGTGGACCGTGATCGACGCGCTGTCGTCGGCGCTGTCCACCTCCTATCGCAACACCGAACTGGAGCAGCTGCGCAACGACGATCAGCGAAGGCACGCCCTGGTGGAGGACCTGCTCAGCGGGCGGGCACGCGACACCGCCTTCGCGCAGCGAACCGCCAAGGAACTCGACCTGCCGACCTCCGGCCCCTACGTCGTGGTGGTGGCCGAGATGATCTCCGACGGAAGTTTCGCGCTCCGTGGTCAGCAGGCCGCGCTCGCCGCGTTGCACATCCGTTCCGTCTGGCAGGTCCGAGCGGACACCCTGGTGGGGCTGATCGCGCTGGAGCAGCACGACGAGTCGAGTGCGCTGGGGGCCCTGCGACAACTCGTCAGAGGACGGGCCGCGGCTTCTCCGCTGGTCAGTGGCCTCGCGGAAACGGGCATGGCGCACGAACTCGCCCTCACGGCGCTGGGAACGTCACAGCGCGGGGCCGTCGAACTCGTCTCGCTGCAGCAACGCTATCCGGAAGCCCTGCTCGTCCAGTCGCCCGATCTCGCACGGCGGCTGCTCGACGACCAGTTCGGGGAGATTCTCGCGTTGCAGCCCAAGGAACGGGACATGCTGCTGGAGACTCTGGCCGCCTGGCTGGAGGAAAACTGCTCCACGGCCAATGCCGCCGTTCGGCTGCACTGTCACCGCAACACGGTGTTGAACAGGTTGCACCGAATCACGACGCTCATCGGCAGACCGCTGCACGGTCGTGACTCGTATGTGGCCCTCTCGCTGGCGCTGTCCGCGCTGCGGATGCGTGGCAACGACCGCTGA